In Serratia liquefaciens ATCC 27592, the genomic stretch TTACGCTGGTCGCGCCGTTCGGTCTCGAGGGGCTGTTTGCCGACACTATTACCTTCAATGCCAAAAACGGCGACCTCGATGCCTATGAACAGCGGGTTGTCGGCAAGGGCTGGTTACAACGCTGGCCGCGCCTGCGGCAAATTCGCGGGTAAAGTTTTTCCCCACGCTGCCGATACCCTGAGTAGCCATATCAAGACTCAGGGAGAGCATTATGTCGACCAGCATCACCATGATTGTTCCGGTGAAAAATACCGTACCCGGCGTCAGCAACGTTTTTAGCGCCCCCGGTAATACAGGCCAGGTGCTGATGGCCAAGCCGGTACATCAGCAACCTGAAGGCGACAAGTCTAATGAAACCAAAGCGGCGGGCGGTAGCGACCGGGTTAGCGTTTCCGACAGCAGCGCTTCAGCGCGCATCAAAGTGCTGAACAAACAGATTCAGGCTCTGCAGCAAAAACTGGTAGATCTGAAAGATTCAGACAGCGATCCCAAAGAGATCGAAAAACAGAAACAGCTGATCCAGGCGCAGATCAAGATGCTGCAGGCCGAGATCGCGCGGATTCAAAAAGAAGAGATGGAAAAACAGCAGGCCGAGCAGATGGCCAAGGCCAATGAGAGCATTGTCCCTGCCAAGGGCGATGGCATCAACCGCCCGACGGCGGCCAACGCCGTGGACGTGTATATCTGACTCAGTAGTCCGCCTGTTGTCGGCGTTGCTGCTGCAACAATGCCGCCTGCTGGCCAACCACTTGCCAGATGGCTTCCGCCGCGGGTGTCAGCGAACGGTTTTTACGCCGCACCAGCATCAGCGCGCGGTTGATTTCCGGCAGCAGCCGACGCACCTTTAATTGCCCCCCTTCCGGCAGCGGTAACGCCAGCGCAGGAAAAATACTGATGCCGATACCTGCCGCCACCATCGGGAACAACGTTGCCGGGTGGCCTATCTCTTGTACCACCTGCGCTTCCACGCCTTGCTGACGCAACGCGCTGTCAATCAGCGGCCGGCTACCGGACGCATAGTCCTGCAATACCAGACGACTGCCGTTCAGCGCCGACCAGTGCACCTCGGCCAGCCCGGCGAAGGGGTGATCGTTACGGCACAGCAGCAGGAAGGGTTCGTGCAGGATGGGTTCGCAGTCCAGATCCACCGCCTGGACCGGATCCACCACGATGCCAAAATCCACTTCGGCGTTGCGAATGCTGTGCAGGACCTGTTGCTGCGCCTGATCGCGCAGCATAATGCGAATATCCGGATACTGCTTTTCCCCTGCCGCAATGCACTGCGGCATCAGGTGTGCGGAGATGGTTTGGCTGGACGCCACCCGTACCGTACCGCTGCGCTGCACGCCGAAGCTGCGCGCATCCAGCAATGACGACTGCAGCTCATCCAGCAAGCGCTCAACGCGGTTGGCCAGCCGCTGCCCGGCGTCGGTCAGCACCACTTCGCGAGTGGTGCGATCGAGCAGGCGAACGCCGACCTCCGCTTCCAGCTCTTTCACGCTGTGGCTGACCGCCGACTGCGTCAGACCAATGGCCTCACCGGCCCGGCTGAAACTGCGGTGGCGGGCAATGGCGACAAACACCTTGAGCTGCTTAATAGAGTAATTCATGTTTTTTATTCATAAATGAATTAAATAAATCAATTTAATTATTATATCCCGCCGCGCGACAATGGGCGCATTGATTTTTCATCCGAGTACGCCGCCATGAGATTCTTGCCCGATCGCTTTACCCTGACGTTGATCGCCACCGTGCTGCTGGCTTCGTTCCTGCCTGCGCGCGGCGAGTTCGTCGGCTGGCTGAACGCACTGACCATCGCCGCCATCGCCCTGCTGTTCTTTATGCACGGCGCCAAGCTGTCGCGCGAAGCCATTCTGGCCGGCAGCAATAACTGGCGGCTGCATCTGTGGGTGATGTTCAGCACCTTCATTATTTTCCCGGCGCTGGGCGTGCTGTTTAAATGGTGGTCGCCGGTCAACGTCAGCCCCGAGCTGTATTCCGGCTTTATTTATCTGTGCATTCTGCCCGCCACCGTGCAATCGGCCATCGCCTTTACTTCGCTGGCAGGCGGCAACGTGGCGGCGGCGGTATGCAGCGCTTCAGCGTCAAGCCTGTTGGGGATTTTCGTTTCGCCGCTGCTGGTGGGGCTGCTGATGAACGTTCACGGTGAAACCGGCAGCCTGCAGCAGGTGGGTTCCATCGTCCTGCAGCTGTTAGTGCCCTTTGTGGCCGGTCACCTGTCGCGCCCGCTGATTGGTAAATGGATTGAACGCAACCGCAAGCTGATTGGCAAGACCGATCAGACCTCGATCCTGTTGGTGGTTTACGCGGCCTTCAGCGAAGCCGTCACCCACGGTATCTGGCATCAGGTCGGGTTGGGTTCGCTGGTGTTTATCATCGTCGCCAGCCTGGTGCTGCTGACGATCGTGCTGGTGGTGAACACTTACATGGCGCGCTGGCTGGGCTTTAGTAAAGCCGATGAGATCACCATCGTGTTCTGCGGTTCGAAGAAAAGCCTGGCGAACGGTATCCCGATGGCTAATATCCTGTTCCCGGCCGCTACCGTGGGGATTATGGTGCTGCCGCTGATGGTGTTCCACCAGGTACAGCTGATGACCTGCGCCGTGCTGGCGCGGCGCTATCAAAAGAAACAGCAGGAAAAACAGGCGGTGCCAAACGCCGAAACGGCGCGGGGATAATCAAACGGGCGCGACGATTGCCGCGCCCGGCTACTCAACTTTTCTTCAGCGGCTTGACCAGGTGGTCGAGCCCTTCGATTTTAATCGCCAGCGTCATTTCCATCAGCATGCCGAGTTTGCCGTTCGGGAACTCCCCCTTGCGAGCAAACCACAGCAGGTACTCCTCGGGCAGGTCAATCAGCACCCGCCCCTGGTATTTGCCGAACGGCATCACGGTGTTGGCGATTTCCAGCAGGTTTTCTTTTTCCATCAGGCACCCAACAGGCGGATCATTTCCGCTTCGTCGATCACCGCAATGCCCAGTTCTTGCGCCTTCACCAGCTTGGAACCGGCGGCTTCCCCGGCAATCACCAAATCGGTTTTCTTCGAGACGCTGCCGCTGACCTTGGCGCCCAACGCCGTCAGGCGATCTTTGGCCTCATCGCGTGAAAGCTGGCTCAACGAGCCCGTCAGCACCACGGTTTTACCGGCAAACGGGCTGTCGATTTCGTCCGCCACTATCACCACCGGCGCCGGCCAGTTGATGCCTATTTCGTCGCTGATCAGTTCATTGATAACCTTCTGGTTAAGCTCCTCGTCCAGGAAATGCCGCGTGTGTTTCGCCACCACTTCACCGACGTCAGGCACTTCTTTCAAAGCCTCGATGTCAGCCGCAAACAGCTTCTCCAGCGTGCCAAAATGCGCGGCCAGATTGGCGGCCGTGGCTTCACCGACCTCACGGATGCCCAACGCGTACAGGAAGCGGGCGAAGGTGGTTTGCTTGGACTTCTCCAGCGCGTTGACCAGATTCTGCGCTGATTTCGGCCCCATGCGATCCAACCCGGTGAGAATGCCGGCGGACAGGCGGAACAGATCGGCCGGGTTCTTGACGTACTCTTTTTCCACCAGCTGTTCGATGATTTTGTCACCCATGCCGTCGACGTCCAACGCTCTGCGGGAAACGAAATGCTTCAGTGCTTCTTTACGCTGCGCGGCGCAAATCAGCCCGCCGGTGCAGCGTGCCACCGCCTCGCCTTCGACTCTTTCGACATCGGAACCGCATACCGGACAGTGTTGCGGGAATACAACTTCACGCGCGTCTGCAGGGCGGCGATCGGTCATCACCCCAACTACCTGCGGGATCACGTCACCCGCGCGACGCACGATCACCGTGTCGCCAATGCGCAGGCCCAAACGTTCAATTTCGTCGGCGTTGTGCAGCGTGGCGTTGCTGACAATCACCCCGGCAACCAGCACCGGCTCCAGGCGCGCCACGGGGGTAATAGCCCCGGTACGACCAACCTGGAATTCCACCTCGCGCACCAGGGTAATCTGTTCCTGCGCCGGGAATTTGAACGCCGTTGCCCAACGTGGTGCACGCGCCACAAAGCCGAGCGTTTCTTGCAGATCGATATCGTCGATCTTCACCACCACGCCGTCGATATCAAAGCCGAGCTGCGCACGGTCTTGCTCAACCTGACGATAGAATGCCAATACCTCGTCACTGCCGGTACAACATTTGGCGCGATCGCTAACCGGCAAGCCCCACGCTTTGAACTGCATCAGCCGCTGCCAGTGGCTGCGCGGCAATTCGCCCCCTTCCAGCAGGCCAACGCCATAGCAGAAGAAGGTCAGTGGACGCTTGGCGGTGATGCGCGGATCAAGCTGACGGATCGACCCGGCGGCGGCGTTACGCGGATTGGCAAAGATTTTGCCGTCTTTGCGACGCGCCTCTTCGTTCATCTGCTCGAAACCGGCCTGCGGCATAAAGACTTCGCCACGCACTTCCAGCCGACGCGGGATGTTGTCACCGGTCAGACGCAGCGGAATGGCGCGGATGGTACGCACGTTGGAGGTAATGTTTTCACCGGTGGTGCCGTCGCCACGCGTGGCAGCGCGCACCAGCTCGCCGTCTTCGTACAGCAAACTGACCGCCAGGCCGTCCAGTTTCAGTTCACAGCAGAAGGTCAGCGGCTCGCTGCTCTTCAGGCGATCCTGCACCCGCTTGTAGAACGCCAGGAAGCTCTCTTCGTCAAAAACGTTGTCCAGCGACAGCATCGGCACTTCATGGCGTACCTGATCGAACGCCGCCAAAGGAGCCGCGCCCACGCGCTGGGTGGGAGAGTCGGCGGTGATCAACTCAGGATGTGCGCTTTCCAGCTCGCGCAGTTCACGCATCAGGCGATCGTATTCCGCATCCGGCACTTCCGGCGCGTCAAGCACATGATATTGATATTCGTGATGGCGCAGTGAGGCTCGTAGTTGATTGATTTGTTGGATTATCGATTCCATGGCTCACCATCAAAGATAAAAAACCCCCGGCAGGCGGGGGCTTTGTTGTTACGGATGTTCAGTGCGCGTAGCAGCCGTTTAGTCGTTGTTATCCAACACTTCACGAATGCGCGCTTTGTAGGTTTCCAGCTTCTGCGGGGTCATCATGCGGCGCTCGTCGTCCAGCACCACACCACCCACGTCGTCGGCGATCCGCTGTGCCGACTGCAGCATCAGCTTGAAGTTCTGATTAGCGTCGCCATACGACGGCACCATCATGAACATCGATACGCCCGGCGTCGAGAAATCGGACATCATCTCAGGATCAAAAGACCCTGGTTTAACCATATTCGCCAGGCTAAACAGCACAGGACCGCTGCCTGCCGGACTGATATGGCGATGGAAGATGCCCATTTCGCCAAACTGGAAGCCCGCCTGCAGCACGCTCTGCAGCAGAACTTCGCCGCCGATTACGCCACCCTGATGTGCGGTAACGTGCAGCACCAGTACGGTTTCTTTCAGTTTTGCCGGTTTGACGGCAGCAGGTGCAGGCTGAGGCTCGTGCACCACCGCTGGCTTCTCTTCCGGCTGTGGCTGATGAGCAGGTTCGGCGTGGAACGCCGGCTCCGCTGCATGCGCCACTGGCGGCAGATCGTCAACGCGCGGTTCACGGCGCGGCGCAGGCTGCTGCGGCTCGTCGTCTTCATCCTGCGCGTAGTTGTCCAGCAGGATGTCATCATAATCCGGTCGCTGAGACAGCGGTGGCGGAGACTGATGAGCAGCCGGTTGAACGGCACGCGGTGCTGGCTCAGCCGCCGGAGCGGGCTTGGGCGCAACCACGGGTTCTTCGCGAGCGGCATCAAAATGACCAAAGGACGGCTCATCTTGCGGGTGAGCGGAGCGTACACGCACCTCTCCCACGCCTTCATCGAGATCGTCGATCGGGGATTGTTCACGTTCCTTTTTGGAACGTTTGGCTGGGCGATCGCGAAAAAGCGATGAGCGTTCCTTACGACTGGTCCAAAGACCGTGCAATAACAACGCTATTATGGCGATCGCGCCAACAACGATTAATATCAGACGCAAATCCTGCATCATTGCTATCTCTGTTGTTCCAATACATTGCCACCGCGGCAAACATTCACTCTTTAACTCTATTTGCCCAAGCACACAAGTGCAAGTCCGTGCTGAACTTTATGCCAATAAAGATGATTATTCTGCCTTTTTTTGCTGTTTTTTCAGCCAATGTCACCCTAGCCAGTAGAAAATCATCCCGATATGATAGCGATGCCTGTTCAGACAAAGAGATAACTTAAGATATGTCCTATTCGCAGTCACCTTCTCACTCCACCAGCGGCCTTCATTATTTTGCCGAAGGCTGGCGCCTGATTTCACGCCCGGGGATTAAACGCTATGTCGTCTTGCCGTTACTGGTCAACGTGCTGTTGATGGGATCCGCCTTCTGGTGGCTGTTCAGTCAGCTTGGTGACTGGATCCCTAGCATGATGAGCCATGTGCCGACCTGGCTGCAGTGGCTAAGCTACGTTTTGTGGCCTCTGGCGGTGATTTCCGTCCTGTTGGTGTTCAGCTATCTGTTCAGCACCATTACCAACCTGATTGCCGCCCCGTTCTGTGGCTTGCTGGCCGAACAGTTGGAAGGCAGCCTGACCGGCAAACCGCTGCCGGATACCGGCATTTTTGGCATTGTGAAAGATCTGCCGCGCATTATGGCGCGCGAATGGCGCAAGCTGGCCTACTACCTGCCGCGCGCGCTGGTGCTGTTGATACTCTATTTCATCCCGGGCATCGGCCAAACGGTGGCGCCGGTGCTGTGGTTCCTGTTCAGCGCCTGGATGTTGGCCATCCAGTATTGCGACTACCCGTTCGATAACCATAAGGTAAGCTTTGCCGATATGCGTCGCGCGCTGCGCCAGCATAAAACCGACAACCTGCAGTTTGGCGCCATGGTCAGCCTGTTCACCATGATCCCCATCCTTAACCTGGTGATCCTGCCGGTCGCGGTTTGCGGTGCCACCGCCATGTGGGTCGATCGTTATCGCCCACAATTCGTCCGTTCCTGAGCCGTTTTATTGGCCGCATTACGATTAATTCTTCGACAGGGCGCGCAATTTGCGCCCTTATCCTTGTGCTTAAAACTTATTTCCTAATAACATATAGATATACCAATTCTTTACTTCCCTGCCGGTACTGTTAGCGTATGCTTTCGACGTTCCCCACATTTTTCATAGAGTTAAAGGACGGGCTATGAGCAAGATATATGAAGACAACTCATTAACAATCGGCCATACGCCGCTGGTTCGTCTGAACCGTATCGGCAACGGACGCATTCTGGCCAAGGTTGAATCACGCAACCCCAGCTTTAGCGTTAAATGCCGCATCGGTGCCAATATGATTTGGGACGCAGAAAAACGTGGCATTTTGGTCGCCGGTAAAGAACTGGTGGAGCCGACCAGCGGCAACACCGGCATCGCGCTGGCGTTCGTCGCCGCGGCGCGTGGCTACAAGCTGACGCTGACCATGCCGGAAACCATGAGCATCGAACGCCGCAAGCTGCTTAAAGCGCTGGGCGCCAACCTGGTACTGACCGAAGGTGCAAAAGGCATGAAGGGCGCGATCGCCAAGGCGGAAGAAATCGTCGCCGCCGATCCGAACCGCTACATCATCCTGCAGCAGTTCAGCAACCCGGCTAACCCGGCGATCCACGAACAAACTACCGGCCCGGAAATCTGGGACGACACCGATGGCGAAGTTGACGTATTCATCTCCGGCGTCGGTACCGGCGGCACGCTGACCGGTGTCAGCCGCTACATCAAAAACACCAAGGGCAAGGCGATCACCACCGTGGCGGTGGAGCCAACCGATTCACCGGTCATCAGCCAGGCGCTGGCGGGTGAAGAAATCAAACCGGGCCCGCACAAAATTCAGGGCATCGGCGCAGGCTTTATCCCCGGCAACCTGGATCTCGATCTGGTGGACCGCGTGGAACAAATCACCAACGACGAGGCCATCAGCATGGCGCGCCGCCTGATGGACGAAGAAGGCATCCTGGCGGGCATTTCCTCCGGTGCCGCGGTAGCCGCAGCGGTGAAATTGGCCGAAGAACCGGCGTTCGCCGACAAAACCATCGTGGTGATTTTGCCGTCTTCCGGCGAACGTTATTTGAGCACCGCCCTGTTCGCCGATTTGTTCACCGAGCAAGAATTGCAACAGTAGTGCCAGCCGCGCATAAATCGCTAAAAAAGCACCTTTCGGGGTGCTTTTTTGTGGGCTGGATCAAAGTTTATAGCAGTCAAAGATTGATTTTACCCGTCAGCTTTAGTATTTAACGGTGCATTATTTCGATGCGCAAAATTAATCGCCCTTCATTTCTTGTTTAGGCTGAATCGATTTACTCATTTGTCGCTGATGCGTTAAACACGGCATAATGAAGCGCGGATTGAAACGACGGCGGAAGCCAAATTTTTTGATCTGAAGTGCCAAACTCGTCGTTTTCTGTTGCATCAATGCTCGCCCCTGTACCATAGTCAGGCGCTAACCAGACAAGCTAAAGTCATACCCTTGGGCTAAACTTTAGCTCCACGACACACCAATAAGTTGGGGAAACATCAATGTTCCAGCAAGAAGTTACTATTACCGCTCCGAATGGTCTGCACACTCGCCCTGCCGCTCAGTTCGTTAAAGAAGCCAAAGGCTTCACTTCTGACATCACCGTGACCTCTAACGGGAAAAGCGCCAGCGCCAAAAGCCTGTTCAAACTGCAAACTCTGGGGCTGACTCAAGGGACCGTAGTGACCATCTCCGCTGAAGGTGAAGACGAGCAGAAAGCCGTTGAGCAC encodes the following:
- the zipA gene encoding cell division protein ZipA translates to MMQDLRLILIVVGAIAIIALLLHGLWTSRKERSSLFRDRPAKRSKKEREQSPIDDLDEGVGEVRVRSAHPQDEPSFGHFDAAREEPVVAPKPAPAAEPAPRAVQPAAHQSPPPLSQRPDYDDILLDNYAQDEDDEPQQPAPRREPRVDDLPPVAHAAEPAFHAEPAHQPQPEEKPAVVHEPQPAPAAVKPAKLKETVLVLHVTAHQGGVIGGEVLLQSVLQAGFQFGEMGIFHRHISPAGSGPVLFSLANMVKPGSFDPEMMSDFSTPGVSMFMMVPSYGDANQNFKLMLQSAQRIADDVGGVVLDDERRMMTPQKLETYKARIREVLDNND
- the ligA gene encoding NAD-dependent DNA ligase LigA, with product MESIIQQINQLRASLRHHEYQYHVLDAPEVPDAEYDRLMRELRELESAHPELITADSPTQRVGAAPLAAFDQVRHEVPMLSLDNVFDEESFLAFYKRVQDRLKSSEPLTFCCELKLDGLAVSLLYEDGELVRAATRGDGTTGENITSNVRTIRAIPLRLTGDNIPRRLEVRGEVFMPQAGFEQMNEEARRKDGKIFANPRNAAAGSIRQLDPRITAKRPLTFFCYGVGLLEGGELPRSHWQRLMQFKAWGLPVSDRAKCCTGSDEVLAFYRQVEQDRAQLGFDIDGVVVKIDDIDLQETLGFVARAPRWATAFKFPAQEQITLVREVEFQVGRTGAITPVARLEPVLVAGVIVSNATLHNADEIERLGLRIGDTVIVRRAGDVIPQVVGVMTDRRPADAREVVFPQHCPVCGSDVERVEGEAVARCTGGLICAAQRKEALKHFVSRRALDVDGMGDKIIEQLVEKEYVKNPADLFRLSAGILTGLDRMGPKSAQNLVNALEKSKQTTFARFLYALGIREVGEATAANLAAHFGTLEKLFAADIEALKEVPDVGEVVAKHTRHFLDEELNQKVINELISDEIGINWPAPVVIVADEIDSPFAGKTVVLTGSLSQLSRDEAKDRLTALGAKVSGSVSKKTDLVIAGEAAGSKLVKAQELGIAVIDEAEMIRLLGA
- a CDS encoding FlxA-like family protein, with the translated sequence MSTSITMIVPVKNTVPGVSNVFSAPGNTGQVLMAKPVHQQPEGDKSNETKAAGGSDRVSVSDSSASARIKVLNKQIQALQQKLVDLKDSDSDPKEIEKQKQLIQAQIKMLQAEIARIQKEEMEKQQAEQMAKANESIVPAKGDGINRPTAANAVDVYI
- a CDS encoding LysR family transcriptional regulator, translating into MNYSIKQLKVFVAIARHRSFSRAGEAIGLTQSAVSHSVKELEAEVGVRLLDRTTREVVLTDAGQRLANRVERLLDELQSSLLDARSFGVQRSGTVRVASSQTISAHLMPQCIAAGEKQYPDIRIMLRDQAQQQVLHSIRNAEVDFGIVVDPVQAVDLDCEPILHEPFLLLCRNDHPFAGLAEVHWSALNGSRLVLQDYASGSRPLIDSALRQQGVEAQVVQEIGHPATLFPMVAAGIGISIFPALALPLPEGGQLKVRRLLPEINRALMLVRRKNRSLTPAAEAIWQVVGQQAALLQQQRRQQADY
- the cysZ gene encoding sulfate transporter CysZ — protein: MSYSQSPSHSTSGLHYFAEGWRLISRPGIKRYVVLPLLVNVLLMGSAFWWLFSQLGDWIPSMMSHVPTWLQWLSYVLWPLAVISVLLVFSYLFSTITNLIAAPFCGLLAEQLEGSLTGKPLPDTGIFGIVKDLPRIMAREWRKLAYYLPRALVLLILYFIPGIGQTVAPVLWFLFSAWMLAIQYCDYPFDNHKVSFADMRRALRQHKTDNLQFGAMVSLFTMIPILNLVILPVAVCGATAMWVDRYRPQFVRS
- a CDS encoding bile acid:sodium symporter family protein; this translates as MRFLPDRFTLTLIATVLLASFLPARGEFVGWLNALTIAAIALLFFMHGAKLSREAILAGSNNWRLHLWVMFSTFIIFPALGVLFKWWSPVNVSPELYSGFIYLCILPATVQSAIAFTSLAGGNVAAAVCSASASSLLGIFVSPLLVGLLMNVHGETGSLQQVGSIVLQLLVPFVAGHLSRPLIGKWIERNRKLIGKTDQTSILLVVYAAFSEAVTHGIWHQVGLGSLVFIIVASLVLLTIVLVVNTYMARWLGFSKADEITIVFCGSKKSLANGIPMANILFPAATVGIMVLPLMVFHQVQLMTCAVLARRYQKKQQEKQAVPNAETARG
- the ptsH gene encoding phosphocarrier protein Hpr, with the protein product MFQQEVTITAPNGLHTRPAAQFVKEAKGFTSDITVTSNGKSASAKSLFKLQTLGLTQGTVVTISAEGEDEQKAVEHLVKLMAELE
- the cysK gene encoding cysteine synthase A encodes the protein MSKIYEDNSLTIGHTPLVRLNRIGNGRILAKVESRNPSFSVKCRIGANMIWDAEKRGILVAGKELVEPTSGNTGIALAFVAAARGYKLTLTMPETMSIERRKLLKALGANLVLTEGAKGMKGAIAKAEEIVAADPNRYIILQQFSNPANPAIHEQTTGPEIWDDTDGEVDVFISGVGTGGTLTGVSRYIKNTKGKAITTVAVEPTDSPVISQALAGEEIKPGPHKIQGIGAGFIPGNLDLDLVDRVEQITNDEAISMARRLMDEEGILAGISSGAAVAAAVKLAEEPAFADKTIVVILPSSGERYLSTALFADLFTEQELQQ
- a CDS encoding DUF3820 family protein produces the protein MEKENLLEIANTVMPFGKYQGRVLIDLPEEYLLWFARKGEFPNGKLGMLMEMTLAIKIEGLDHLVKPLKKS